The Lathyrus oleraceus cultivar Zhongwan6 chromosome 5, CAAS_Psat_ZW6_1.0, whole genome shotgun sequence genome includes the window GGAGAAAGTCAAAGTCAAAAATTTGACTTTTAAGTTTGACTTCTTTATGTGTCAATTGCATTTTGTTTTTGGTCTTTTCTTTTATCTTAATTTTGTTTTAACTTTTTTTGTAATACATTAATAGTCAAATGTCATTTTGGATAAAGATGgaatttcaaaataaaataaaggaagCCTTTTGTCACAAAATGAGAAATATAGAAATATAATGCTTTTCATTATTCTTTAGATACAGGTTTTAATATAACTACATCATACAAAATTTTAAATTACTTTTATACACTACATAAAAAATAATACAAAAATGAAGAAAAGAGAAAGTCAATATTGTTCTACATCTTTCCCACGAGTTCCTCATCTTGCTGCGCCATTACCATCATCACCCTCAAGTTTCCCATCATGCCAAACTCATCATCTTCAAGACCTTGATGCTCGTCCATCATCATCCTTTACGCTCACACACATCCTCATGTCCATATTCAAAAAcacaaaataataaaatcaaccaGTTGGCATCATCATTCAGAATCAATGCAATGCTACATGATACAGACATGCATAATACATGACATATGTACACCACAATAATTGGGACCACTTGGATTCACGCTTTTCATCCCAACACAAAACCATATTTTGCTGAAATTTCGTTTTACATTTCTACAAAACCAAATACAAATTCACCAAACAGAAACACATTCTCAGTTAATCTCCATCCTTGATAAAAAATTCACGTGGATAACAAGCTTACCCCAACTCTCAAGCTCTCTTTCCCCTCCAATCTCATAAGAACATAATTTCAGATCCAACACGTTTACTAGATTAAGAAGTGGAAATAACTATtatataaattttaataaattatCTTCGCATGATATTTGTCATTTAAGTAAAGATATTGAAGTTTAGCTATGTCATTGGAGAATAACCCATATACACATGAACCATTTGAATAAATTGAAAAAGTGAATACCTCCTTTAAATCAAAAAATATTATTTCTACAAATATGCCTTTACAACTCTTACATATGGATCTTTATGGTCCACTCAAAACTATGAGTTTTTGTGCAAACTACTATGTCTTTATAATAATGGATGATTATTATCGTTGTACCTAAACGCTTTTCGAATCTCATAAAAAAAGACGTGTTTGTTTCCTTTCGGAAATTAGCTAAAGTTAtccaaaaataaaaattaatcaTTCATCGAGTTTTGGCATATATTTTTACTAAACCTCTTCCTAAAACTACTTTTTCATTAGAACTAAGTTAGAAATTCTAAATCAATCATGCATTAGTTAATCTTCATTGTGCTTTTTCTCCCTGTTCTTCCTCCCTATCTCAATGTGAAATATTTGTTTTATATGTTGTTTATgtgtttcttcttcttcttcttcttcatcttcttcttttcCCGCTTCATGATTATACTAAAGGGGGGGATGGATTCTCTTTATTTATGAGTTGGAGTTAACCATTCTAATATTTTTCATCTTAACATTTATGTTTTACAATCTCCTTGAGAGATGCACTGTCATCATCGAAAAGGGAGAGAATATGATTCGATGTTCTATGCATGTTGTGATGATATTGTTTttggttttgatgatgaaaaGAGAATAAAGTTAAAATAGTCATGAGCAACATCAAAGTATAAAAAGATTGAAGCTATAAAAAAGTGAAGGTAAGAAGGTTCTAGTGTTGAGAACAAAGATAGATAAATGTAaaaatcaacttcaaaaggtacTGTAGTCTTCGAAATCTCGCTTGATCCTATGTTTGATTGTAATTTTATCTATTTAGGATCAATAACATGCAAATAAGTGTGATTAGCTATCAAAGTATTAAGGCAATAtgcacgcacgcacacacacacacacacacacaaggacGCTTGCACGCGCGTGTGtgcacacacaaacacacactCAAAATAATTTTACAAACTTCATCTATTTCAAATTGTTAATTTCTAGTTGTTTtgattggcagtaattttggtaaaactaatTTAGCTGTaacatgttgaacaagatgtcctaaCATGTGGCCGTGACATCTTGTCTGAAACATGTTTTTACCTTGGTAACATTTGTAGGGTTAACTGTCTACAAAATATTCTAGGAATATTATGCTTTCCCTTGTGAAGTTCGTGATTGAGGAATCAGAGATACGAATTGTGGTTAACAGATTCTATTTCCTAAATGTTAAGACATTTTATGAAACTTTTGGTTAATTACCTAATGTTGTGCAGCTGGTGCTCGTGGAatacaaggcccaaatccaatgcattttatggctataaatagaatgtCTGAAAACCTAGTTATTACGCAGAAGAGAAGATAGTTGACCGTATTAGGGTTTGAGTGTTTGTGTTATTTTGTGAGCCTCTCAAATATCATCTTGATATATGAGTAGGACTATGTTGATTGGTTGTAAGCATTGTCAAGcactcataagcttttaagcattgagtgattgtgtgtccttgaagtgtgtcttctgATTTTCTTATAAGTTTCTAAATATCACTATTGTGATTGATAGGGAGGTGAGAAGGGTCTCACACCTAGGAGTGTCTTAGGTAGAAGTTAGGCACGGGTAGTGATTAGGGTATATTCTGTAAATTGGTACCGGCATCTCTTAGGACATCTGATATTcgaataccagaatttcaattggtatcagagaaAGCATCTTGCTTTGTTTCTGGGTGAGATTCAGGgaagatactttctggtacaatggacAAGGAAGGAGGCTTTATGAACAGACCACCCATTCTTGATGGAACTATCTATGACTACTGGAAATCATGTATGGTGGATTTCATCAAATCCATGGACAACAAGACTTAGAAATATGTGATCAAAGGATGGGATCAACCAATGATTAGAGATAAAGATGGCAAGATCACTGAAGAGCTGAAGCCTGAGGAAGACTGGGATGACGATGATGACAAATTAGCTGACGGAAACTCCAAAGATTTGAATGCTCTATTCAATGTAGTGGACAAGAACATATTCAAACTAATAATCAACTACATTGTTTCCAAATATGTTAAGGAGATCTTGAAGACTTCTCATGAAGGAATCTCAAAGGTTAAGATGTCAAGACTTCAAATTTTGACCACCAAGTTTGAGAacttaagaatgaaggaggatgAGAGCATccatgactttcacatgaatatcaTTGAGATAGCCAATGTCTCAAGTGCTCTAGGGGAGAAGATGTCAGAAGCCAAGCTGGTCAGAAAAATCCTCAGGTTTCTTCCAAAGagatttgacatgaaggttaCTGCCATTGAAGAAGCTCAAGCTATCAACAATATGAAAGTTGATGAACTTATGGGATCCCTTCAAACCTTTGAGTTAGGAATCAGTGAAAAGTCATAAAAGAAGAAAAGTATAGCCTTTGTTTCTAATATTGATGACCTCGAAGATGATTGTGACTTGGATACAGTTGAAGGGACATCTAATGGCATTGTCTTacttgggagacaattcaacaaagtgatgaagaagatggaCTGGAAGACAAGAGCTAATGTCAATAACAATTCCTTTAACATCTATAAAAATCAGGAGTTTGGCAGAAGGACCAAAACTAAAGAAAAAACCAACCAAGGAAAAGGAATACAatgccatggatgtgaagggtTTGGTCACATAAGGGATGAATGCCCCACATTTCTCAAAAAGCAGAAGAAGGGTTTGTGTGtctcttggtcagaagatgatTCTGAAAGTGATACAGAAATGGAACCTACCAAATAGGTTACTGCCCTAATTAGAATTTGTGACTCAGATGAAGACTCTGACTGTGAAAAACTAACCTTTAAAGACCTTGCTGAATCCTACAAAGAATTGTGCCTGAGAAATGAAGAAGTTTGTAAACTGGGAGAAGATCAAAAGAAAACAATTGCTCAACTACAGGCTGAGAAAGTGGAACATCTTTCTATCATCTCTGTTCTGAAGGAGGAAGTTGTACTGCTCAATTCAAGAATTGACAATATGACTAAGTCTGTGAGAATGCTTAACAATAGTTCAGATGTACTGGATGAAATTCTTCAAACTGGTAAGAATGCTGGAAATGTTCAAGGTTTAGGCTATGGCTATCAAGGAGGAATGAACAAAGGAAAAGGTCCTGCAATGAACTTTGTTCTACCCAAAGGAGAACTGAAACAACATATGTCAAATTAAATGTCCCAACATCAACAAAGGTGTCAAGAGGTTTATTTAGGAAGCAAGACCCAAAGATGGAGGTTTCATCATTGTGGGAAGTTAGGCCATATAAAACCTTACTACTAAAAATTGTATGGCTATCCTAAACCTGCTTCACAACTCAGAAGAAAGCAAACCATGGTGAAGCCAAAGAAAAGATGGATTCCCAAAAATGGTATGTCAGGTCTCATGGCTCACGCCTCCCTCAGAGCATCAGCCAGAGAAGACTAgtattttgatagtggctgctccagacacatgactggtGTCAAGAAATTTTTGGTGAATATTAAGTCTTACTCCACTAGCTATGACACCTTTGGAGATGGATCAAAAGGAGAAATAAAGGGGATTGGTAAGTTGGACTATCCAGGATTGCATAGTCTAGATGATGTTCTATTTGTTAAAGGATTGGCTGCTAATCTTATAAGTATTATCCAACTCTATGACCAAGGTCTCAAGGTAAACTTCAATAAATTCAAATGTATGGTAACAAATGAGAAGGATGACGTTGTCATGAAGGGATCTAGATCAAAAGATAACTGCTATATGTGGACTCCTCAAGAAACCGAGTGGCTCTCCACTTGCCTAATGTTCAAAGAAAAAGAGACTAAGCTATGGCATCAAAAGCTTGGTCGCTTACATCTAAAATATATAAAGAAGGTGATGTCAAAGGAAGCAGTCATAGGAATTCCCAAATTGAAAATTGATGAAGGAAGAATCTGTGGTGAATGTCAAATTGGGAAACAAACAAAGATGTCCCATAAGAAGCTTCAACATTTGACCACCTCAAAAATTCTGGAGTTACTTCATATGAACTTGAAGGGACCTATGCAAGTTGAAAGTCTAGGAGGAAAGAGGTATgcttatgttgttgttgatgactTCTCTAGGTTCACAAGGGTGAACTTTATTAAAGAAAAGTTATAAGTGTTTAAAGTGTTTAAAGAACTCTGTCAAAAGATTCAAGGAGAGAAGGATTATGGCATTATTaggattagaagtgatcatgggaaggaatttgagaacaacaagTTTGAGGAATTCTGCAACTCTGAAAGAATTAGTCATAAGTTCTCTTCACCCGTCACCCCATAATAAAATGGTGTGGTTGAGCGTAAAAATAGAACCATTCAAGAATTTGCCAGGGTCATGTTGCATGCTAAGAAACTCCCATATCATTTTTGGGTTGACACCGTGAACATGGCCTGCTATATTCTTAATAGAGTAACTATAAGATATGGGACTTCTACCACATTGTATGAACTATTGAAAGAAAGAAAGCCAACTGTGAAATATTTCCGTGTATTTGGGAGTAAATGTTATATTATGGCAGATCGTGAgcagaggagaaagatggatcCTAAAGATGATGAGGGAATCTTTCTTGGGTACTCTacaaacagcagagcttacagagtcttcaacttcagaACCAAGGTATTGACGGAATCCATAAACATTGTAGTAGAGGACTCAACTAACGAAGTTGATGTCACAAATGATGTTGAAACATCAATGAATGATGTCTCAGAAGATGTTGCAGACACAAATACTAATACTGAACCTACAGAGAATGATTCAACTAACAAAGGGCTCTCCATCAGAATTAAAAAAGAGAACCCTAAGGAGCTTATTATAGGAAATATAAATGAAGGAATTATCACCAGATAAAGGGAAGTTGTGTCAAATGCCTGTTTTGTCTCTAAGTTTGAACCCAAGAATATCAAGAAAGCtttgactgatgagttctggattAATGTTATGCAAGATGAACTTGGTCAATCAAAAGAAATGAGGTGTGGGATTTGGTTCCTAGAC containing:
- the LOC127079425 gene encoding uncharacterized protein LOC127079425, whose product is MIRDKDGKITEELKPEEDWDDDDDKLADGNSKDLNALFNVVDKNIFKLIINYIVSKYVKEILKTSHEGISKVKMSRLQILTTKFENLRMKEDESIHDFHMNIIEIANVSSALGEKMSEAKLVRKILRFLPKRFDMKVTAIEEAQAINNMKVDELMGSLQTFELGISEKSLAEGPKLKKKPTKEKEYNAMDVKGLVTALIRICDSDEDSDCEKLTFKDLAESYKELCLRNEEVCKLGEDQKKTIAQLQAEKVEHLSIISVLKEEVVLLNSRIDNMTKSVRMLNNSSDVLDEILQTGKNAGNVQGLGYGYQGGMNKGKGPAMNFVLPKGELKQHMSN